In Oryza sativa Japonica Group chromosome 8, ASM3414082v1, the sequence CTATTAacttattattttctaaaagaatctatagtacagtactccctccgtctagaAATATATGCGATTTTACCCTCTCGTTATGTCCAAGAAGATATTGGACTTTTCCATCAGAAATTAAGTACTCCACTGGTTTCCATCGGAATTATTCGGGGTTATTCAGTTTGATACCATTTTAAACCATACCATATTTTCTAAAAGTTGTTAAATATGTaaattaatttagtttttttactaaactatgataaatatatatgaaatcctgccaaaacttggcaatattattaaattgctaaaatttttatattgccaaaatttggtaatgttcaTTTTGGGTAAAATCTGAAAAGGCCAGTACTACTACTCCACACCGTCCACTGTGTAAATACAGAGaacgtactagtactactactacttcgtTCATTGTACCAATGGGTGCCTTTTATAGCTATAAACATACTCTTGGATGTTACTTGGCGTATAATAATCTCTATATGTTTATTATAGATTCGTACTTCTTGGGATAAACCTTTTGAATCTTATTAACCAAAGATATACGACTTTGGGCTACGGTTAACTCAGCTCTTCCTTAAAGCTGTGTTCAGGAGGTGAGGTTAGAAACTCATCTCTCGCGCATATAAAATGGAGCGACgtattttcttatgattaattaagtatttatctaatttttttaataatggattaatatgattttttaaagaaactttcatataaaaactttttgtaaaaaacacaccgtttagcagtttaaaaagcgtgcacaCGGAACACAAGGGAGAATAGTTGGAAAAACAGGCTGTCGAACATAGCCTAAGTTATGCTATTTTGAACATAATCCCTATATTCTTGGATGGGGGGAGtaatttataaaagaaaaaagggcATCGCATTATTGTAAATCATAGCCCTTAGAATAGCTATTGTAAATCATCGCATTACGCTTGTTCGGCACCAATAACCCTTGCACCATCCTCCGGACACACCAGTAGCCATAGTGGCTAGGTATCACGAGTGTAAGGGAGTCATCACCAGCCATCTTAATGATGTCACGTCGGCGCCAATGGTTCTAGGGCTGACCTAGAAATCCACTTAAAAGTTTCCTCAGTGGTCTATTTCTCAAAATAATGTTTGAAGGACCAAAATACAAAAAGTTACCGTGTCCTGCTAATTCTTAagacaaaatttgctacaggatagGCAAAAATTCTGTAATTAGCTGAGGGACACCGTAAAAATGTGACGCTACCCCAGGACACTACAAAAACTATGAAATTTGCCCTAGGATACTGGgcacattattttattatttcccgGCTGAaagtagttatatttttttttgaagtgcCAAAATTGCCCCACGTCGCCATCTATTCCGACTCGGTTTGGTCGAACCGAACTCAGTCACTTTCGTTGCCACACACCACCGATGAGAAAATTCACAGtacctaaccctaaccctagcttgcggcggcggtggcatagGAGGCTTTGGTGACAGCGGCCGTGACGACGGGCCATCCTCCCCGCCGCTCGATCGCCTACCAATGTCACTTCTCCATcgcccgtcgtcgccaccgctgtcgttgccgccgtcgccgaagcctcctccgacgtcgccgccgtcgcaagctagggttagggtaAGGGATTTGGGATTTTCTCGTCGGTGGTGTGTGGCGACGAAAGTGACTAAGTTCGGTTTGACTGAACCAAGTTGGTATAGATGGCGACACGAGGGCAATTTGGGCATTTCGAAAAAATTATCACCACTTTTCAGCCgggaaatgataaaataatgtgCCCAGTGTCCTAGGGCAAATTTCATAGTTTTTTAGTGTACTGGGGCAGCGTCACGTTTTCACGGTGTCCTTTAACTAATTACATGATTTTTGCATGTgctgtagcaaattttaccaattcttcaaaaaaaagaaaaaaagtgtgCTTCTGCCTTCTTTCGTCCTAGCTTTACCACCCGGGAAGTGTTCCTTGTCCGGGTGGTTGGCAAATGCCAATGATGGTTAGGAAAGCGATGAGCTCTACAGCAACAAGAGATACATACTTTTGGACTGCAAGAAATCTGCTGCAATGGAAGTATGAAACTATGTCCAAATGGGCCATATGCTTCCGACGCTGAGATTTCACAATGTAGTGTCATCCTTCAAGCTGACCCAACCCAAAAACCCTCCGATTTCTCGCTGATTTAGCTTGCGAGAAAATTGCTCAAACTGGGCTTAATCGGCATCAGTCGTTGTGGCTAGAGAGTGACAGACTGAGCTGTGAATTCAGAGCtaatgataaaataaaaataaaaaaaagagaccaCTGCTACATGTACTAATTTTTTTCTGACTAAATTTTTACTAACAATCATATCAACCATTTGATTTAGATAGATatgaaagttataaaaaaatcaggatacactcatagcatgacacatcaatcttagtaagaatttagtaagaaaattttgtaagtatagccttttcttagaaaaaaacacaaacacCAGAGAAAGCCACAGTATTGAAATTGCGGAGATTATGAATATGAACAGGCGGAAGTTTTTTACAAACAGCAGCAGCGCAACCGCTAGTTCAGTAATTTACATATCACATCGAAACATCATGCATACAAACGACACAATCAGTACAAAATGCTAAAACGAGATCGAGCAATGCAAGACATGCTGCAGTGGTGTTCCTGAGCTGTTTGGCGAAATGCTCTGCCGAAGAGTAACCTCGCTGTGAACATTTGGACTTGCAAATCTGAATATGCCCGCATTTGCGTAGGATTTATAACATATCTCTGCATCTTGTATATTGTTCCTAGCAATCGGCAGAGCAAGCCTCAAACAACACCATCACAATCATATTCAGACAGTTCGGGTTTTACTGTATGACTACATGATCAACACGAATCGTCGTAGGTAATAATCGAAAGATGCTAAGTTCTACATGTGTAACACTTCCTCTCGAATCGATTCCGAATCAAAATCAATCAGGTGGCCTTCCTCTGCTTGAGCTCCTCCCTGTTCTCCCTGAGAATGGCCTCCATTTTCTTGTCCACATTCTTGCTGAAACCTGGGTATGGCTCATAGCCAAACTGCTTGTTGAGTATCTGCGAACACGAGAGAGCCAACAAGTGCAGAAATGATCACCAATCACATATCAATTCAATCCGACTCAATTCCTAGTAGGTCCATACATTTATTTGCTTATCTGTAATTGAGACAAGGATGGATCAACTGTTCCAAAAGGGAAGTCTATCATGCTATTATACTACTAGGCCATAAACAAGAACAGTTGCCCTTAACTGTTTAGTGTCACAAAAACacgtcattttttttatatcgaTCAGTATTTGACACAATCGTCAAAATGCAAACTTAATCGCCAATTTCTCGCATGGCCTTAATCTAATTTCTCTTACTATGAATATGTAAAAGTCGATAAATTCATAGTACTACGATGCTCTTTTGGAATGGAGGAATTTTAGTGGATTTTCACAAGAATTAGTTCAATTCCAGTAAAATTCCTCCAATCCAATAGAGAAATGAAGGTATTTGTCATGAATGGATTAGGGCTTGTTCGTCTAATCCCCAAGAGAGAGGGGTTAGAGGAgattgagggggaataattccacGACCATAATAGGTGTGGACTAAATCCCCTCTAAATCCTCCTCAATCCTTAATCAAACAAGACCTTAATGTGTTCATGTGGTGCTCACCTGCAACAAGATGAGGAATGGCTCCATCAAGAACACCTCAGGGAGATCACCCACAGCCGGCCCTCTCTTCTGCAACAACAAAAACAAGCATCAGATTTCAGCGAAGCAGATCACCAGCAATGGCGTCAAATTCTCATAAACACTCATGGCTAGGTTAGGTTTTCCAAGGGCGGGCAAGGGGAAGCTTTGCTTGCCTCGAAGAGGCCATGGCCGAGGAACTGCCAGGTCCAGCAGAAGAGCTGGGTGGCGAGCGCGGCCTTCCAGGCGAGCGCGAACCcgaggcgcgcggcgagggcgcggctgGCAGcccagccggcggcgaggaggagcccCGCGAGCGCCCCCGCGCGGCGGTCGGCCGCGACGTAGGCGGCGGCgtaggcgagggcgagggcgagcgcCGGGTCGAGCGGgagcgcgggcggggaggggaggaagtggaggacgaggaggccggTGAAGAGGATGGGCCACGCGAGGAGCGCGTGCGCCGCGGCGTTCACCGGGTGCCGGTGCTGCGACCGGAAGAAGGCGAACTGCGCCTCCAGGTCCAgcacccctcgccgccgccgcctcgtcgtcgtcttcgccgccgccgccgccgccatggacgaggacgaggacgacctCCCGGAATCGAGGATCCGAGGGAGACACTGCGGAGTGGGGCTAAActggagtagttttttttttctttttttttattatataagcGTGCGATTGGCTTGCCTTTATATAGGCCATGTGATTGATTCAACGGCTCGTTTGTCCACAGTCCACACATGGAAAATCTGATGCTAAaatttaggcaaaatttgctacatgacatccaaaaaatgtgtaattagctaGAGGATATCGCAAGAACACGTATTTGCTATAGGATATcctaaaaaactggtaattagctgttGGACACCCGTcagattattttattatatcagatggaattggagagagaaacagatGTGTAAGTACGGTTCTAccctttgaatttttttctttattcttcctattttttttctctccctcattctttatctctttctctctcttctttttcttcaagcgagcggagggagagggagagcgccgATGATGGAGCGGTGAGGTGCGGGCGATGCGGCGCCTTGATTGGGATGGTGTTCCGCGGTCGTGCGTAGGGGCCAGGCTCGGCAGGACGCGGCGGCCAGAGCAGGAGGGGAAGTGGTCTgccggagggagagggagagcgccgGCGGGATAggttctttctctctctgctcTTTCTTCAAGCGagcagagggagagggaaagCGTCAGCGACGGTGCGGCGATGGGCAGGCCGGTGCGGTGCCTCGGCTGGGGCAGCGCTGCGCGGTCGTGCGCAGGGGCTAGGCCAGCACGGCTCGGTAGGCAGAGCAGGAGGGGAGGTGGTGCCGACACAGTTAGGCGGCGTTACCGCGCAGGCAAGGGCGGCCGGCCTCGGAGGATGACGAGCACGGAGAAGTTCTCGgcgggggaggtggtggcggcgcaacGGACagtggagagggagatggaggcgGCAGCGAGGGCGATACCGATCGTTGTCGTGGCTGGGGTTGTGGCGGCTGTGCCGGAGCCGGCAACAACGAGACTTGCGGCGAAGTTGTTGCTGGTCGTGCTGCTGGTGGAAGGGAACAGGGAGGCTGCCGTCGAGGCCACCGCTAcgcctgcccccccccccccgagctTTTACCCCTGTGCCGCCCGCTGTCGTGCTTGCCCTCGCCGCTCTGCCGCCCCatctggagagagagaggctttACATGTGGGGTCCAAGTTGGATTCATTTGAGTCAAGGGCAATCTTGTCTTTAGTGATTGTTTCTCTGTCCTATTCCTCCAAAAATAATATCGCCGGTGTCTAACATCTAATAACCATTTTTTTGCGATGTCCTACAGCAAATACGAGTTTTTACGGTGTCCCCAAgctaattacatgttttttaGATGTCCTGTAGTAAATTTTGCCTAAAATTTACTCTCTCTAtcacaaaatataagtatttttagacacTGACACAGTCTTCGAGATATTACTTTGACCagtaatatctatataaaagtaagatgttttaaataaaaagagttacatattatgatagtttgtttagtgataaatctagtaacatcaatttttcatgattgatctttttaatttttttactattaatggtcaaagttaaaaatatttgacttatctctatgctaaaaatacttatattttagaacggatggagtaaattTGGAGTAATTCTTAAAGATGATTTTGTGGTTATTTTATAGTGTTTGTTTTTAATAGTTAAGAACACATacataaaattttatttactaATAAGAATAAACATAATCGAAACAGTGGGACCATAAATCTATACATCCATCAGACAGCTAAGGAGACCAGTTGTAAATTCAATATCTCGTTAAAATTTCTTTTATCAATCTAGTAGTAATATATCCATGCTTTACAATAAATCGATCCATATAATTAGGGATCGACTGAGTGAGTGAATTGAGAATAAAATATGGGCAAAACCCATATAATTAGGGATTGGTTGGGTAGATGGATTGATAATAAAATATTGGATCATATGTGGTTACCCCCGCACAAAGGGGACGGAAGGAGAACTACTGTGtttttaaagtagtagagaAATTTCTCCACGTATATTCCGAgcaataaaatttaaataattggtGAAAATATAAACTTACGGTTCCACCACATAATATGTGTAGATGTCTGCTCGGAAGCTTTGGAGTTACGGTTGTCACACTTGTTTGTCACGCAGGAAACAAATATGGTGGCTTTTTACAACTTTGTAAGTTAAATTCATCTTAAAAGTATATTCAAAATATTATaacttttttattccttttataaattttatataggtatTCGTAATAAAATAAGtactccgttttatattataagtcgcttttcttttcctaattaattttttttaggtttAACCAAATTCATAGAGAAATTAAGCAATATCTACatcatcaaattagtttcattaaatttaatattgaatatttttttggtgatatgtttattttatgttgataatgttgctata encodes:
- the LOC4345653 gene encoding 2-hydroxy-palmitic acid dioxygenase MPO1; this encodes MAAAAAAKTTTRRRRRGVLDLEAQFAFFRSQHRHPVNAAAHALLAWPILFTGLLVLHFLPSPPALPLDPALALALAYAAAYVAADRRAGALAGLLLAAGWAASRALAARLGFALAWKAALATQLFCWTWQFLGHGLFEKRGPAVGDLPEVFLMEPFLILLQILNKQFGYEPYPGFSKNVDKKMEAILRENREELKQRKAT